The following are encoded in a window of Staphylospora marina genomic DNA:
- a CDS encoding HAD family hydrolase — protein MDSSWDKVREFHQRFDVPDRDTPSLLGRGRVEKRAAWMKEELEEFRRARSVEEQADAMIDLMYLALGTLVEMGVRPKALFDIVHEANMGKLWPDGKPRRRESDGKVIKPPDWKDPMPKIRNEILRQNGDRRE, from the coding sequence ATGGACAGCTCGTGGGACAAAGTCAGGGAGTTTCACCAACGATTTGATGTTCCGGATCGGGACACTCCGTCCTTGTTGGGGCGGGGCAGGGTGGAGAAGAGGGCGGCCTGGATGAAGGAGGAACTGGAGGAGTTTCGACGCGCCCGCAGTGTGGAGGAACAGGCGGACGCGATGATCGATTTGATGTACCTGGCGCTCGGAACGTTGGTGGAGATGGGAGTGCGGCCGAAAGCCCTGTTTGACATCGTGCATGAAGCCAACATGGGGAAATTGTGGCCGGACGGAAAGCCCCGCCGGAGGGAATCGGACGGCAAAGTGATCAAACCGCCGGATTGGAAGGACCCGATGCCGAAGATCCGGAATGAGATTCTCCGGCAAAACGGCGACAGAAGGGAATGA